A single genomic interval of Odontesthes bonariensis isolate fOdoBon6 chromosome 3, fOdoBon6.hap1, whole genome shotgun sequence harbors:
- the slc32a1 gene encoding vesicular inhibitory amino acid transporter, translating to MATLIRGKLSNKLSNAATSVSNKSQAKVSGMFARMGFQAATNEEALGFAACDDLDYDHRQGMQMDILTTDEIGGEGSGDGGELDGDSHYQRDGTGPPRSASKDGGPNDELSEDRPKITAWEAGWNVTNAIQGMFVLGLPYAILHGGYLGLFLIIFAAVVCCYTGKILISCLYEEDEDGQLVRVRDSYVDIANACCAPRFPSLGGHVVNVAQIIELVMTCILYVVVSGNLMYNSFPNMPISQKSWAIIATVALLPCAFLKNLKAVSKFSLLCTMAHFVINVLVIAYCLSRARDWAWDKVKFYIDVKKFPISIGIIVFSYTSQIFLPSLEGNMTKPSEFHCMMKWTHIAACILKGLFALVAYLTWADETKEVITDNLPPGIRAVVNLFLVAKALLSYPLPFFAAVEVFEKSFFQDGGRAYFPDCYGGDGRLKSWGLALRCTLVVFTLLMAIYVPHFALLMGLTGSLTGAGLCFLLPSIFHLKLLWRKLQWHQVFFDVAIFVIGGICSVSGFIHSMEGLIEAFRYNIQE from the exons ATGGCGACGTTAATCAGAGGCAAGCTCTCTAATAAATTGTCAAATGCAGCCACGTCGGTGTCCAACAAATCCCAGGCAAAGGTGAGCGGGATGTTCGCCAGGATGGGGTTCCAGGCCGCCACCAACGAGGAGGCTCTGGGCTTCGCCGCCTGCGATGACCTGGACTACGACCACCGGCAAGGTATGCAGATGGACATTTTGACAACCGACGAGATTGGAGGAGAGGGGAGCGGAGACGGAGGCGAGCTGGATGGAGACAGCCACTACCAGAGGGACGGCACCGGTCCACCGCGCTCTGCCTCAAAGGACGGTGGTCCTAACGACGAGTTGAGTGAAGACAGACCAAAAATCACCGCTTGGGAGGCGGGTTGGAACGTCACGAACGCAATCCAG GGGATGTTTGTGCTCGGGTTGCCCTACGCCATCCTGCACGGAGGATACCTCGGACTCTTTCTCATTATTTTCGCCGCCGTGGTGTGCTGTTACACAGGGAAAATCCTTATTTCCTGCCTGTACGAGGAGGACGAAGATGGGCAGCTCGTCCGTGTTAGGGACTCCTATGTGGACATTGCCAACGCCTGCTGCGCGCCCAGGTTCCCTTCTTTAGGTGGCCATGTCGTGAATGTAGCCCAAATCATAGAGCTAGTGATGACTTGCATCCTGTATGTGGTGGTCAGTGGTAACCTCATGTACAACAGCTTCCCAAACATGCCAATTTCCCAGAAGTCGTGGGCCATCATCGCTACCGTCGCTCTCCTCCCCTGCGCCTTCCTCAAGAACCTAAAAGCCGTCTCCAAGTTCAGCTTGCTGTGCACGATGGCCCACTTTGTCATCAACGTCCTGGTGATAGCCTACTGCCTCTCAAGGGCAAGAGACTGGGCCTGGGACAAGGTCAAGTTTTACATCGATGTCAAGAAGTTCCCCATCTCCATTGGGATTATCGTGTTCAGCTACACCTCGCAGATCTTCCTGCCGTCTCTGGAGGGGAACATGACTAAACCAAGCGAGTTCCACTGCATGATGAAATGGACTCACATCGCTGCCTGCATCCTCAAGGGCCTGTTCGCCCTAGTGGCCTACTTGACCTGGGCTGACGAAACCAAGGAAGTCATCACAGACAACCTGCCACCGGGCATCCGAGCTGTCGTAAACCTCTTCCTCGTGGCCAAAGCTTTGCTGTCCTATCCGCTGCCGTTTTTTGCTGCCGTCGAGGTATTTGAGAAATCGTTTTTCCAGGATGGGGGACGTGCGTACTTTCCGGATTGCTACGGAGGCGATGGACGCCTAAAATCCTGGGGACTGGCTCTCCGATGCACCCTTGTTGTGTTCACCTTGCTCATGGCGATCTATGTGCCACATTTCGCCCTCCTCATGGGTCTCACTGGCAGCCTGACGGGCGCAggcctctgctttctgcttcCCAGTATCTTCCACCTCAAGCTTTTATGGAGAAAGCTGCAGTGGCACCAGGTTTTCTTTGATGTCGCAATCTTTGTAATAGGAGGTATATGCAGCGTATCTGGTTTCATTCATTCGATGGAGGGGCTCATAGAGGCCTTCAGATATAACATACAAGAATAG